A segment of the Bacteroidales bacterium genome:
AAGAATCAGGTGAAAATTCCGTAGGGGTTTTTTCAATTTTCATGCGGATTCATAAAATATGAGTATCTTGCGTTATTAAAATCCGGAAGGATGAGGATCTTACTTGTTGAAGACGACCCTAAGATTTCAACGTTTATTAAAATAGGTCTGGAGAGCAATAATTACATCGTAGATACGGCATATGACGGACCCATGGGCGAACGCCTGGCACTTTCAAAAAGCTACGAGGTAATCATTCTGGATATTGTCATTCCCGGCATTTCAGGCTTCCAGCTCTGTAAAAATATACGTCAGAATAATATCTATACGCCTGTAATCATGCTTACATCGCTTGATTCGGTGGAGGATAAGCTTACGGGTTTCGAGTGCGGAGCTGACGATTACCTGCTGAAACCCTTCAGTTTCCGTGAACTGATGGCGCGCATCAAAGCGCTCAGCCGCCGTAACCGGGAGACATTTGTGAGTCCCGTTATCAAAGTGCTCGATCTTGAACTCGACTCAGTTGCCAGGAAAGTAAAACGTAACGATCGGGAGATAAAACTCACACCCACGGAATACAAGATTCTTGAACTCCTTATGAATAATAAGGGAAAGGTTTTCGACCGTATTGACATTGCCGAGAAAATCTGGGGCGTTTCATTCAACAGCGGAACCAATGTGATTGATGTTCACATTAATTCGCTCAGAAAAAAAATTGATAAAGATTTTTCCCAAAAACTGATACAAACTAAGATAGGTTTCGGATATGTACTATCAGAAGAACCCCAGTCATAGGCCGGTCCGCTTCTCATGGTATACACTGGGCCTGCCCAGGACGCTTTACATTACTGTCTGGATATCGTTTTTTATTGTGCTCTTGTTCAGCGGTCTTGATCTATTCAAATCGCTGAGTTTAAGCCGCTTCTTTGATGCTCCCCCGATGCACCGTCTTACATCGGTATGCTTTTTACTGGCGTTAACCTCTGTTATATTTTACAGAATTACAGCCAATAAAGCCGGCAAAATCATTTCGGTATCACTGCCAATAGTTTTGTCACTGCTGGCATTGATAACGCTTTATGCTGAAGCCCGGTTACTTTTTAACGCAGACGAACCTTCATTTACATCACTGCCCGGATTCACCTTGTTTTTTGCTGTTGGAAACCGAATGGCCCTTGTGACAGCCATAGCTTTCTTTATAACAGGAATCGTACTGTTTTTTCTTAATACAGGCCGGTCAGGGGTAGCCCATCTCCTGAATATAGTGGTTTCACTGATCGGATACTATTTCATCATTGGCTTTTTGCTTAAGGTTAATCCTTCTTTTTTTGATATACTGCCGGTTTCCGTAGATACCAGCATATCTCTCGTATCGCTCTGCATCCTCATTTTCACCATTGAACCACGAAGCTGGCTCATCAGGGTTTTCGTCAACGGCTATTCAGGAGGTGTAATTGCCAGGCAACTTCTGATACCACTACTTATTCTTCCGATGATCATTGGATGGCTTACTATTCTTGGCGAGCGCGGCGGATGGTTTACAGATGAGGTTGGTGTTGTGATCGTTGCGCTTACCTATACAAGCTGTTTCCTGATTCTTATATGGCTTGCGCTCCGTTCAATAAATTCATTGGATCATAAGCGAATGCAATCCGAAAAATCAGCAATCCGGTCAAACGAGCGGCTGGCGCTGCTTTCGGATGTGGCCAGCCGGTTACTGGCCGCTGAAAATCCGCAGCAAGTAGTCAATGACCTTTGTACCAATGTAATGCAGTTCATTGATTGCCATGTCTTTTTCAATTACCTGGCACAAAAAGGTTCTGATCGTCTTCATTTGAACGCGTTTTCAGGAGTTGATCAAAGTATTGCCAGTTCTATTGAATGGCTTCAATATGGAAGTGCCATTTGTGGTTGTGTGGCAGCCACGGGAAACCCGATTGTGTCCAAATCGGTTCAGCAAAACGGAGATGAACGCGCCAACCTGGTGCGGAGTTTTGGCATCAGGGCCTATGCCTGCCATCCGCTGAAATCGCATGACCGGGTTATCGGGACACTGTCATTCGGAACCCGGAGCAGGGATTCATTTTCGGAGGATGATCTTTCCCTGATGCGAATTGTAACCGACCAGGTAGCTATTGCCATGGGCAGGATCATCAACGAACAGGATTTGCGCGAAAGCGAAGACCGTTTCAGAACCATAGCCGAATCGTTACCTGTGTTGATATCGATTACCCGGATTAGCGATTCCACCATTCGTTTTGCCAATGATGCCTATACCAGTGCGTACGGTTATTCTAAGAAAGATATGATCGGCAAAAAGGCCATTGATATGTATTTCTATCCTGATGAAAGAAATGAAGTTGTGGCCCTTCTTGCCAAACAAGGGTTTATTGAAAATATCGAGCTTAAAGTAAAAAGGAAAGATGACACCGCTTTCTGGGTCATGACTTCCGTAAAAAAAATCACGTTTGAAGGTGAACCCTCCTACCTGAGTGCAACCATTAACATTGACGAAAGAAAAAAGCAGCAGCAGGAACTCGTTCGGCTGAACCGTACATTGAATGCGCTTGGAAAAAGCAGCCAGCTGATTGTGCATAGCAATACTGAAAATGACCTGCTCAGGGATGTATGCAGGATCATTACCGAAGACTGCGGTTACATGCTTGTCTGGATCGGGTATATGAGGGATGATGAGGCTAAGAGTGTAGAGCCCGTTGCTTTCCATGGGCTTGACAAGAACTATATCGAACAGATGCATATTACCTGGGCAGATACGGAAAGGGGCAGGGGACCGACAGGAACCGCTATCCGTACGGGCAAGCCTGCCGTATGCCAGAATATGCTCACCGATCCGTTCTTTGCACCCTGGCGTGATGAAGCGGTTAAAAGAGGATATGCCTCTTCGGTTGTACTTCCGTTGATATCTGAAGGCAGACCTTTCGGTGCACTGACTATCTACTCCAGGGAACCCGATTCATTCGGAGACGATGATATCAAAATGCTTTCAAACCTGGCTGACGACCTGGCTAACGGAATCATTCGTTTCCGGTTAATGGAGGCCGAAAGGAAGGCCAATGCCGCCATAAAGGAAAGTGAAGAAAAATTCAGGCTGTTGTTCGAAAGCATGATTGAAGGATTTGCTATCGGTGAAATCCTGGTAGATGGGCACGGTGAACCATACGGATGGAATTTTATATCCGTAAATCCGGCTTTTGAAAAACAAACAGGACTCATCGGAACCGATATCATTGGCAGGAACATATACGAAGTGCTTCCGGATCTTGAAAAATTCTGGCTTGAAAAATATAGCCATGTCGCTCTGGATGGCGTCAGCGAGGATTTTGAGAATTACGCTGCCGCTTTGGATGCATGGTTCAGGGTAAGCGCATTCCGGGTGAGAAAAGGCGTATTCGCCTGCATCTTCGAAAATATTACCCAGAGGGTGATTGCAGAAAAGGAACTGAAAAGTACAAAAGATTACCTGGAGAAACTGATCAATTATGCTAATGCGCCTATTATTGTATGGAATAAAGATACCGAAATACAGGTGTTCAACCATGCCTTCGAGCATTTGACAGGTTACACCGCTGAAGAAGTGCTGGGTAAGAAACTTGATCTGTTGTTTTCACCGGACTCAGCGTCGGAATCAAACCGCAAAATCAAACAGGCACTTACCCAGAATTGGGAGACCATTGAATTGCCCGTTCTTACAAAAGATCACCGCATTAAACAGGTACTCTGGAATTCAGCCAATATTTATGATACCGATAATAAAACCGTGTTGTCAACCATTGCCCAGGGTAATGATGTAACCGACCGTATAAC
Coding sequences within it:
- a CDS encoding response regulator transcription factor codes for the protein MRILLVEDDPKISTFIKIGLESNNYIVDTAYDGPMGERLALSKSYEVIILDIVIPGISGFQLCKNIRQNNIYTPVIMLTSLDSVEDKLTGFECGADDYLLKPFSFRELMARIKALSRRNRETFVSPVIKVLDLELDSVARKVKRNDREIKLTPTEYKILELLMNNKGKVFDRIDIAEKIWGVSFNSGTNVIDVHINSLRKKIDKDFSQKLIQTKIGFGYVLSEEPQS
- a CDS encoding PAS domain S-box protein, with the protein product MYYQKNPSHRPVRFSWYTLGLPRTLYITVWISFFIVLLFSGLDLFKSLSLSRFFDAPPMHRLTSVCFLLALTSVIFYRITANKAGKIISVSLPIVLSLLALITLYAEARLLFNADEPSFTSLPGFTLFFAVGNRMALVTAIAFFITGIVLFFLNTGRSGVAHLLNIVVSLIGYYFIIGFLLKVNPSFFDILPVSVDTSISLVSLCILIFTIEPRSWLIRVFVNGYSGGVIARQLLIPLLILPMIIGWLTILGERGGWFTDEVGVVIVALTYTSCFLILIWLALRSINSLDHKRMQSEKSAIRSNERLALLSDVASRLLAAENPQQVVNDLCTNVMQFIDCHVFFNYLAQKGSDRLHLNAFSGVDQSIASSIEWLQYGSAICGCVAATGNPIVSKSVQQNGDERANLVRSFGIRAYACHPLKSHDRVIGTLSFGTRSRDSFSEDDLSLMRIVTDQVAIAMGRIINEQDLRESEDRFRTIAESLPVLISITRISDSTIRFANDAYTSAYGYSKKDMIGKKAIDMYFYPDERNEVVALLAKQGFIENIELKVKRKDDTAFWVMTSVKKITFEGEPSYLSATINIDERKKQQQELVRLNRTLNALGKSSQLIVHSNTENDLLRDVCRIITEDCGYMLVWIGYMRDDEAKSVEPVAFHGLDKNYIEQMHITWADTERGRGPTGTAIRTGKPAVCQNMLTDPFFAPWRDEAVKRGYASSVVLPLISEGRPFGALTIYSREPDSFGDDDIKMLSNLADDLANGIIRFRLMEAERKANAAIKESEEKFRLLFESMIEGFAIGEILVDGHGEPYGWNFISVNPAFEKQTGLIGTDIIGRNIYEVLPDLEKFWLEKYSHVALDGVSEDFENYAAALDAWFRVSAFRVRKGVFACIFENITQRVIAEKELKSTKDYLEKLINYANAPIIVWNKDTEIQVFNHAFEHLTGYTAEEVLGKKLDLLFSPDSASESNRKIKQALTQNWETIELPVLTKDHRIKQVLWNSANIYDTDNKTVLSTIAQGNDVTDRITAEKELRHAMDKLDLALENANIGIWSWQINTNEFEWDDRIGQMICGEKAAVKATYEHFERYIYEEDISHFQKAVKKATDEHTTLDTIFRIRKNGEYSYFEAKGHVDKDEQGRAFKMSGVLIDITSMQKTTDKTLLNLNEDLLRSNKELEQFAYVASHDLQEPLRMVSSFTQLLASRYKDKLDHEAMEFIDFAVDGAQRMQRLINDLLQYSRVKTRAKELDWVNMNTVVSETMKLLSVKIKEKNAQITSERLPVVFADENQMIQLFQNLVENGMKFAEKKPEIKIGCSEEQNYFEFSVTDNGIGIEPQYYDRIFQIFQRLHLRDQYGGTGIGLAICQRIVERHGGKIWVASSNGHGTTFKFTIKKN